In Primulina huaijiensis isolate GDHJ02 unplaced genomic scaffold, ASM1229523v2 scaffold42537, whole genome shotgun sequence, a single genomic region encodes these proteins:
- the LOC140969682 gene encoding probable beta-1,3-galactosyltransferase 13, producing MMPSSPKLFYARPSSYSRRSTALMLFLLIGLSGLVFLFIAISRLVLGYDCKLGQPFSVSVRWEKARDGSQDEGLKRYKVMSFVGIQTGFGSAGRRGALRQTWFPSDHEGLKRLEESTGLAFRFVIGRTSDTSKMSELKKEVAKYDDFLLLDIEEEYSKLPYKTLAFFKAAYALYDSDFYVKADDDIYLRPDRLSLLLAKDRSHSQTYLGCMKKGLVFTDPKLKWYEPLSHLLGKEYFLHAYGPIYALSADVVSSLVALRNNSFRMFSNEDVTIGSWMLAMNVSHEDNRRLCAAECSPSSIAVWDIPKCSGLCNPEKKMLELHSKDICSKSSTLSDDDEYQA from the exons ATGATGCCGTCGTCGCCCAAGTTATTCTACGCCCGCCCGTCTTCTTACAGCCGCAGATCGACGGCTCTGATGCTCTTTCTGCTCATCGGGCTTTCGGGCTTGGTCTTCTTGTTCATAGCGATTTCACGGCTTGTTCTGGGCTATGATTGTAAATTGGGTCAGCCTTTTTCAGTGTCTGTGAGATGGGAAAAGGCTCGTGATGGCAGCCAAGATGAGGGACTTAAGCGTTACAAAGTGATGAGCTTTGTGGGGATTCAAACTGGGTTCGGATCCGCGGGCCGGCGAGGTGCATTGCGTCAGACTTGGTTTCCTTCTGATCATGAGGGGCTTAAACG GTTAGAAGAAAGCACTGGTTTGGCATTTAGGTTTGTAATTGGTAGAACCAGTGACACATCGAAGATGTCAGAGCTTAAGAAGGAGGTTGCAAAGTATGACGATTTCCTGCTGCTAGATATCGAGGAGGAGTACAGTAAGCTCCCATACAAAAC CTTGGCTTTTTTCAAAGCTGCCTACGCTCTTTATGATTCTGATTTCTATGTCAAAGCTGACGATGACATATATTTACGACCAG ATCGACTTTCCTTGCTCCTGGCTAAAGATCGTTCACATTCACAAACATACCTTGGTTGCATGAAGAAAGGTCTGGTATTCACTGATCCAAAACTGAAATG gTACGAACCTCTCTCTCATCTGCTAGGGAAGGAGTATTTCCTTCATGCTTACGGCCCAATCTATGCCCTTTCTGCAGATGTCGTCTCGAGCTTGGTTGCCTTGAGAAATAACAG tTTCCGAATGTTTAGCAATGAGGATGTTACCATTGGTTCTTGGATGCTTGCTATGAATGTCAGTCATGAGGATAATCGAAGACTATGTGCAGCAGAATGTTCGCCTTCATCTATCGCGGTGTGGGACATTCCCAAGTGTTCGG gaCTATGCAACCCTGAGAAGAAAATGTTGGAACTTCACAGTAAAGATATATGTTCTAAGAGCTCTACACTATCAGATGATGATGAATATCAAGCTTAA
- the LOC140969695 gene encoding ATG8-interacting protein 1-like, translated as MENNEEGGEEPVTRGNEWEVVSLTESAYGAAPGPKEDDPGHNRQVKLNSENEAETSTAIFMSGHFIFPPSQHENLPLEPENVEIQNEERGKDDASQLIVEEGDKSYLKDEENSSIKGLMPDEFSGIPTFDGKCSRLPVRGTDFKKDLAYEEQSIYSSAAFSSVDSEADLVDSNMIEDIGRMDDMIEGSDHASDSSLCSSEKIVDGDNYDDYNLPCGNWWRRRAISLYAHAKEANTFWSICIAAAVMGLVIIGHRWQQERWQILHHKWLSGIKHERMGMMLGPMTRLKDVIVGGHRRGSVVRGNSSI; from the exons ATGGAGAATAATGAAGAAGGGGGGGAGGAACCTGTTACTAGAGGAAATGAGTGGGAAGTTGTATCACTCACTGAATCTGCATATGGTGCTGCTCCTGGTCCGAAGGAGGATGATCCAGGCCATAATAGACAGGTTAAGTTAAACAGTGAAAATGAGGCTGAAACTTCTACTGCTATATTCATGTCAGGTCATTTCATTTTCCCTCCAAGTCAGCATGAGAATCTGCCTTTGGAACCTGAAAATGTCGAGATACAAAATGAAGAGAGAGGCAAAGACGATGCTTCTCAGTTGATAGTGGAGGAAGGGGATAAATCTTATCTGAAGGATGAAGAAAACTCGAGTATCAAAGGATTGATGCCTGATGAATTTTCTGGAATTCCAACATTTGATGGAAAATGTAGCAGGTTACCTGTCAGGGGCACAGATTTCAAAAAAGACTTGGCTTATGAAGAGCAGAGCATTTACAGCAGTGCAGCATTTAGTTCAGTAGACAGTGAAGCCGACCTTGTGGATTCTAATATGATTGAGGACATCGGGAGGATGGATGATATGATTGAAGGTAGTGACCATGCATCAGATTCAAGCCTATGTAGTTCAGAAAAAATTGTTGATGGAGACAATTATGATGATTATAACCTTCCTTGTGGAAATTGGTGGAGAAGGCGAGCTATTTCTTTGTATGCCCATGCAAAAGAGGCAAATACATTTTGGTCTATCTGCATTGCTGCGGCGGTTATGGGTCTTGTAATTATTGGTCACCGGTGGCAGCAAGAGAGATGGCAGATTTTGCACCACAAGTGGCTGTCTGGTATTAAACATGAG AGAATGGGCATGATGCTTGGTCCAATGACTCGACTTAAAGATGTGATTGTTGGTGGTCACCGACGAGGTTCGGTTGTGAGGGGGAACAGCTCCATATAA
- the LOC140969683 gene encoding multiple organellar RNA editing factor 8, chloroplastic/mitochondrial-like isoform X2, producing the protein MATRYLTRSLHAITKQNPFSTHSRSHTTAPSAVFPNSSPFLFRIRPLVATDFSSNSRSLAPALSTRAFASRQTASSLNDPNPNWSKCPPKETILLDGCDFEHWLVVMEKPENEPTRDEIIDSYIKTLAVVVGSEEEARMKIYSVSTRHYFAFGALVSEELSYKLKELPKVRWVLPDSYLDVRKKDYGGEPFINGQAVPYDPKYHEEWVRNNARANERNRRNDRPRNFDRSRNFERRRDVQMNNQNHGANPNVPNTGAMQPNMHQQHNNMGGQSRYGGNMSSSNSGNYPPNAGDVPNNASNQHGNAPNSRGMPYQSGPGPSQNSFGPNSVPGPIPNPNSYASNMGLPSPGQMGPPILDNIRTLVQVQDKILS; encoded by the exons ATGGCGACTCGTTATCTCACTCGCTCTCTACACGCCATCACAAAGCAAAATCCATTCTCCACGCACTCTCGCTCACACACCACCGCACCCTCGGCCGTTTTTCCCAATTCTTCTCCATTCCTCTTCCGCATTCGCCCTCTTGTTGCCACTGATTTCTCTTCCAATTCTCGCAGCCTCGCACCAGCGTTGTCTACCAGAGCTTTTGCGAGTCGACAGACGGCTTCGTCGCTTAATGATCCAAACCCCAATTGGTCTAAATGTCCACCGAAGGAGACGATTCTGCTCGACGGTTGCGATTTCGAGCATTGGCTCGTGGTCATGGAAAAGCCGGAGAATGAGCCGACCAGAGATGAAATCATAGATAGTTACATCAAAACTTTAGCTGTGGTTGTGGGAAG CGAGGAAGAAGCAAGGATGAAAATATATTCAGTCTCTACTAGGCATTACTTTGCCTTTGGAGCCCTTGTCTCGGAAGAACTTTCTTACAAGTTAAAAG AACTGCCAAAAGTCCGATGGGTGCTTCCTGATTCTTACTTGGATGTGAGAAAAAAGGATTATGGTG GGGAGCCTTTTATCAATGGGCAGGCTGTTCCATACGACCCTAAGTATCACGAGGAATGGGTGAGGAACAATGCCAGGGCAAATGAGAGGAACAGACGCAATGACAGACCTCGCAACTTTGACAGAtctagaaattttgagagaagaAGAGATGTGCAAATGAACAATCAGAACCATGGAGCCAATCCGAATGTGCCTAACACAGGAGCAATGCAACCCAACATGCATCAGCAACATAACAACATGGGAGGACAGTCAAGGTATGGGGGCAATATGTCATCAAGCAACTCAGGAAATTATCCACCAAATGCTGGAGATGTGCCCAACAATGCCTCAAACCAGCATGGCAATGCGCCAAACAGTCGAGGAATGCCCTATCAATCTGGTCCTGGACCGAGTCAGAACAGCTTTGGTCCAAACAGTGTGCCTGGACCAATACCAAATCCCAACAGCTACGCTTCAAACATGGGCCTTCCGAGTCCGGGACAAATGGGACCTCCAATCCTGGACAATATCCGAACATTAGTCCAGGTCCAGGACAAAATCCTATCATGA
- the LOC140969683 gene encoding multiple organellar RNA editing factor 8, chloroplastic/mitochondrial-like isoform X1, with translation MATRYLTRSLHAITKQNPFSTHSRSHTTAPSAVFPNSSPFLFRIRPLVATDFSSNSRSLAPALSTRAFASRQTASSLNDPNPNWSKCPPKETILLDGCDFEHWLVVMEKPENEPTRDEIIDSYIKTLAVVVGSEEEARMKIYSVSTRHYFAFGALVSEELSYKLKELPKVRWVLPDSYLDVRKKDYGGMELYGEPFINGQAVPYDPKYHEEWVRNNARANERNRRNDRPRNFDRSRNFERRRDVQMNNQNHGANPNVPNTGAMQPNMHQQHNNMGGQSRYGGNMSSSNSGNYPPNAGDVPNNASNQHGNAPNSRGMPYQSGPGPSQNSFGPNSVPGPIPNPNSYASNMGLPSPGQMGPPILDNIRTLVQVQDKILS, from the exons ATGGCGACTCGTTATCTCACTCGCTCTCTACACGCCATCACAAAGCAAAATCCATTCTCCACGCACTCTCGCTCACACACCACCGCACCCTCGGCCGTTTTTCCCAATTCTTCTCCATTCCTCTTCCGCATTCGCCCTCTTGTTGCCACTGATTTCTCTTCCAATTCTCGCAGCCTCGCACCAGCGTTGTCTACCAGAGCTTTTGCGAGTCGACAGACGGCTTCGTCGCTTAATGATCCAAACCCCAATTGGTCTAAATGTCCACCGAAGGAGACGATTCTGCTCGACGGTTGCGATTTCGAGCATTGGCTCGTGGTCATGGAAAAGCCGGAGAATGAGCCGACCAGAGATGAAATCATAGATAGTTACATCAAAACTTTAGCTGTGGTTGTGGGAAG CGAGGAAGAAGCAAGGATGAAAATATATTCAGTCTCTACTAGGCATTACTTTGCCTTTGGAGCCCTTGTCTCGGAAGAACTTTCTTACAAGTTAAAAG AACTGCCAAAAGTCCGATGGGTGCTTCCTGATTCTTACTTGGATGTGAGAAAAAAGGATTATGGTGGTATGGAGTTGTATG GGGAGCCTTTTATCAATGGGCAGGCTGTTCCATACGACCCTAAGTATCACGAGGAATGGGTGAGGAACAATGCCAGGGCAAATGAGAGGAACAGACGCAATGACAGACCTCGCAACTTTGACAGAtctagaaattttgagagaagaAGAGATGTGCAAATGAACAATCAGAACCATGGAGCCAATCCGAATGTGCCTAACACAGGAGCAATGCAACCCAACATGCATCAGCAACATAACAACATGGGAGGACAGTCAAGGTATGGGGGCAATATGTCATCAAGCAACTCAGGAAATTATCCACCAAATGCTGGAGATGTGCCCAACAATGCCTCAAACCAGCATGGCAATGCGCCAAACAGTCGAGGAATGCCCTATCAATCTGGTCCTGGACCGAGTCAGAACAGCTTTGGTCCAAACAGTGTGCCTGGACCAATACCAAATCCCAACAGCTACGCTTCAAACATGGGCCTTCCGAGTCCGGGACAAATGGGACCTCCAATCCTGGACAATATCCGAACATTAGTCCAGGTCCAGGACAAAATCCTATCATGA
- the LOC140969683 gene encoding uncharacterized protein isoform X3: protein MATRYLTRSLHAITKQNPFSTHSRSHTTAPSAVFPNSSPFLFRIRPLVATDFSSNSRSLAPALSTRAFASRQTASSLNDPNPNWSKCPPKETILLDGCDFEHWLVVMEKPENEPTRDEIIDSYIKTLAVVVGSEEEARMKIYSVSTRHYFAFGALVSEELSYKLKGEPFINGQAVPYDPKYHEEWVRNNARANERNRRNDRPRNFDRSRNFERRRDVQMNNQNHGANPNVPNTGAMQPNMHQQHNNMGGQSRYGGNMSSSNSGNYPPNAGDVPNNASNQHGNAPNSRGMPYQSGPGPSQNSFGPNSVPGPIPNPNSYASNMGLPSPGQMGPPILDNIRTLVQVQDKILS from the exons ATGGCGACTCGTTATCTCACTCGCTCTCTACACGCCATCACAAAGCAAAATCCATTCTCCACGCACTCTCGCTCACACACCACCGCACCCTCGGCCGTTTTTCCCAATTCTTCTCCATTCCTCTTCCGCATTCGCCCTCTTGTTGCCACTGATTTCTCTTCCAATTCTCGCAGCCTCGCACCAGCGTTGTCTACCAGAGCTTTTGCGAGTCGACAGACGGCTTCGTCGCTTAATGATCCAAACCCCAATTGGTCTAAATGTCCACCGAAGGAGACGATTCTGCTCGACGGTTGCGATTTCGAGCATTGGCTCGTGGTCATGGAAAAGCCGGAGAATGAGCCGACCAGAGATGAAATCATAGATAGTTACATCAAAACTTTAGCTGTGGTTGTGGGAAG CGAGGAAGAAGCAAGGATGAAAATATATTCAGTCTCTACTAGGCATTACTTTGCCTTTGGAGCCCTTGTCTCGGAAGAACTTTCTTACAAGTTAAAAG GGGAGCCTTTTATCAATGGGCAGGCTGTTCCATACGACCCTAAGTATCACGAGGAATGGGTGAGGAACAATGCCAGGGCAAATGAGAGGAACAGACGCAATGACAGACCTCGCAACTTTGACAGAtctagaaattttgagagaagaAGAGATGTGCAAATGAACAATCAGAACCATGGAGCCAATCCGAATGTGCCTAACACAGGAGCAATGCAACCCAACATGCATCAGCAACATAACAACATGGGAGGACAGTCAAGGTATGGGGGCAATATGTCATCAAGCAACTCAGGAAATTATCCACCAAATGCTGGAGATGTGCCCAACAATGCCTCAAACCAGCATGGCAATGCGCCAAACAGTCGAGGAATGCCCTATCAATCTGGTCCTGGACCGAGTCAGAACAGCTTTGGTCCAAACAGTGTGCCTGGACCAATACCAAATCCCAACAGCTACGCTTCAAACATGGGCCTTCCGAGTCCGGGACAAATGGGACCTCCAATCCTGGACAATATCCGAACATTAGTCCAGGTCCAGGACAAAATCCTATCATGA
- the LOC140969714 gene encoding uncharacterized protein — MLSFPSKLFASRLPMNRVPRPHPSPNFFTVTGHKTYWAFGDYLVKIISPVVVHRICSYMEPCYCKEMPKSIWPVDTSHVVKYYKGQVTNSHQQILGNVNSEDDNEVHRRSHANKGRVPWNKGRRHSEETRQKIRQRTKEALKDPKVRKKMSECPRSLSNQTKERIRASLTKLWGKRLQWKRSREKFLQSWAESIATAAKMGGSDQQELDWDSYDKFTREMTTQQLRHAEEITKAKEIARIQAERAAQVKAEKMAKIAERRREREENASVKGESVKKRNKRSKEEKEKLAEFQEVKLRERLMKIHRKKSILNQAIDQRQRSWEKFDLEFIKGENLPKEVTLADQIRFAKDRRANQQLLN; from the exons ATGCTATCTTTTCCCTC GAAACTTTTTGCTTCTCGACTTCCAATGAATCGCGTGCCTAGACCTCATCCATCACCCAATTTTTTTACTGTTACTGGACACAAGACTTATTGGGCTTTTGGTGACTATCTTGTTAAGATCATATCTCCGGTCGTTGTTCACCGTATTTGTTCCTATATGGAACCATGCTACTGTAAAGAAATGCCCAAGAGCATTTGGCCAGTGGACACGTCTCATGtggtaaaatattataaaggtCAAGTTACAAACAGTCATCAGCAAATACTGGGGAATGTCAACTccgaggatgataatgaagttCACAGAAGAAGCCACGCAAACAAGGGGAGAGTTCCATGGAACAAAGGACGAAGACACAGTGAAG AGACTCGACAGAAAATTAGACAGAGAACTAAGGAAGCCTTGAAAGACCCCAAG GTTAGAAAGAAGATGTCTGAATGTCCTCGTTCTCTCAG TAATCAGACCAAGGAGAGGATACGAGCATCACTCACAAAGCTATGGGGGAAACGCTTACAGTGGAAAAGGTCAAGAGAGAAATTCTTGCAATCATGGGCAGAAAGCATCGCAACTGCAGCTAAGATGGGTGGGAGTGACCAACAAGAACTGGATTGGGACAGCTATGACAAATTTACCAGAGAAATGACCACTCAACAACTTCGTCATGCTGAGGAAATAACAAAGGCTAAAGAGATAGCCCGCATACAAGCAGAGAGGGCAGCACAAGTAAAGGCGGAAAAGATGGCTAAAATCGCCGAGAGAAGAAGAGAGCGGGAAGAAAATGCAAGTGTCAAAGGAGAATCAGTTAAAAAGAGAAACAAAAgatcaaaagaagaaaaagaaaagttgGCTGAATTTCAGGAGGTTAAACTCAGGGAAAGGCTGATGAAG ATTCACAGAAAGAAGTCTATCCTTAATCAAGCAATCGATCAACGACAAAGATCATGGGAGAAATTTGATTTGGAGTTTATCAAGGGAGAAAATTTGCCAAAGGAAGTTACCTTGGCAGATCAGATTCGGTTCGCTAAGGACAGAAGAGCCAATCAACAGCTGCTCAACTAG
- the LOC140969688 gene encoding tRNA dimethylallyltransferase 9: LRLPFVAEPPLLFPTGQPSIVSFHGRHINRHCTVHCSSDAQTKKEQRQKVIVISGPTGAGKSRLSLELAKRVNGEIISADSVQVYRGLDIGSAKPSISERREVPHHLIDILHPSEDYSVGQFYEDARQITEEILSKGRVPIVSGGTGLYLRWFIYGKPNVPKASPEIASEVHSELSGLQRDGDWDAAVQLVVKAGDTGVQSLAANDWYRLRRRLEILKISGASSSSFPLPYSSFKEKFESSDLKALEINSSTDELHDTKLKDLDFDFICFFLSTNRLDLYRSIDFRCEDMLLDGGILTEAKWLLDLGLMPNSNSATRAIGYRQAMEYLLACREQGGWSSSRYFHTFLSEFQKASRNFAKRQLTWFRNEPIYQWIDASQPMENVLSFICDAYHVQNGNLNVPRALSMKKDVSNHREVQDLKAYRTKNRHFITREDCGGILEWVKKTQQGQATMPVH; this comes from the exons CTCCGCCTGCCCTTTGTGGCGGAGCCGCCTCTCCTCTTCCCCACCGGGCAACCTTCCATTGTTAGTTTCCACGGCCGCCACATCAACAGACACTGTACCGTCCATTGCTCGTCGGATGCTCAAACGAAGAAAGAACAGCGGCAGAAAGTAATAGTAATATCTGGTCCAACTGGAGCCGGAAAAAGCCGGCTCTCATTAGAACTTGCCAAGAGAGTCAATGGAGAAATAATCAGCGCGGACTCTGTCCAG GTGTATAGAGGTCTGGATATCGGTTCAGCGAAACCTTCTATTAGTGAAAGACGG GAAGTGCCACATCATTTGATTGACATATTGCACCCGTCTGAAG ATTATTCTGTTGGACAATTTTATGAGGATGCGAGGCAAATAACAGAAGAAATTCTCAGCAAAGGCCGTGTTCCAATAGTTTCAGGCGGTACAGGGTTGTACTTGAGATG GTTCATATATGGAAAACCAAATGTTCCGAAAGCCTCTCCAGAGATCGCCTCTGAAGTGCATTCAGAACTTTCAGGATTACAAAGGGATGGTGATTGGGATGCAGCCGTGCAATTGGTGGTTAAAGCAGGTGATACAGGTGTTCAATCTTTAGCTGCAAATGATTGGTATCGATTACGTCGGAGACTTGAAATACTCAAG ATAAGTGGTGCATCTTCGTCATCCTTTCCATTGCCCTATAGTTCTTTCAAGGAGAAGTTTGAATCAAGTGATTTGAAAGCACTTGAGATAAACTCGTCGACTGATGAACTTCACGATACTAAATTGAAGGACTTGGACtttgattttatatgttttttccTTTCAACAAATAGGCTGGATCTCTATCGATCTATTGATTTCCGGTGTGAAGATATGCTTTTAG ATGGTGGAATTTTGACCGAGGCAAAGTGGCTTCTTGATTTGGGCCTTATGCCAAATTCAAATTCTGCAACTCGAGCTATAGGTTATCGACAA gCTATGGAGTATCTGCTAGCGTGCAGAGAACAGGGGGGCTGGAGTTCCTCCAGATACTTCCATACATTTTTATCTGAATTTCAAAAGGCATCTAG AAATTTTGCAAAAAGACAATTGACATGGTTCCGGAACGAACCCATCTACCAGTGGATTGATGCCTCACAACCCATG GAAAATGTGCTCAGCTTCATCTGTGATGCTTATCATGTCCAAAATGGGAATCTTAACGTACCTCGAGCTCTTAGCATGAAGAAGGATGTTTCAAATCATCGGGAAGTCCAGGATTTAAAAGCTTATCGCACCAAAAATCG GCATTTCATCACAAGAGAGGACTGTGGCGGTATTCTGGAATGGGTGAAGAAAACTCAACAGGGGCAAGCTACAATGCCTGTTCATTAG
- the LOC140969708 gene encoding malate dehydrogenase, mitochondrial-like, with protein sequence MNAAMLRSALRRNRSTSTVAASSCVLRRGFSTESAPERKVTILGAAGGIGQPLSLLMKLNPLVSKLALYDIAGTPGVAADVSHINTRSEVVGYASDEQLGKALEGSDIVIIPAGVPRKPGMTRDDLFKINAGIVKSLCEAIAKYSPNALVNMISNPVNSTVPIAAEVFKSKGVYDEKRLFGVTTLDVVRAKTFYAGKANANVAGVNVPVVGGHAGITILPLFSQATPKANLSDEVITALTKRTQDGGTEVVEAKAGKGSATLSMAYAGAIFADACLKGLNGVPDVVECSFVQSTVTELPFFASKVRLGKNGVEEVLGLGPLSDYEQQGLEALKPELKSSIEKGIAFVRGS encoded by the exons ATGAATGCCGCGATGTTGAGATCTGCGCTCAGGAGGAACAGAAGCACCTCTACAGTCGCTGCTTCGTCGTGCGTATTGCGACGGGGCTTCTCAACGGAGTCGGCGCCGGAGCGAAAGGTTACCATTTTAGGAGCCGCTGGCGGGATCGGGCAGCCGCTATCTCTTTTGATGAAGTTGAATCCTCTTGTATCTAAGCTCGCTCTCTACGATATCGCGGGGACTCCTGGCGTCGCCGCTGATGTCAGCCATATCAACACCAGATCTGAG GTGGTTGGGTATGCGTCAGACGAGCAGCTAGGAAAGGCTCTCGAGGGTTCGGACATAGTCATCATTCCAGCTGGTGTACCCAGAAAGCCTGGCATGACCCGTGATGACCTCTTCAAGATTAACGCTGGCATTGTTAAATCTCTTTGTGAAGCCATTGCGAAGTACAGCCCCAAT GCTCTTGTCAATATGATTAGCAACCCTGTGAATTCCACTGTCCCAATTGCCGCAGAGGTATTCAAGAGCAAGGGAGTTTATGATGAGAAGAGGCTGTTTGGTGTTACTACCCTCGATGTGGTGAGAGCCAAGACATTCTATGCTGGAAAAGCCAATGCCAATGTGGCAG GTGTGAATGTACCTGTTGTTGGCGGTCATGCTGGAATTACCATTCTTCCCTTGTTTTCACAA GCAACACCGAAAGCAAATTTGTCAGATGAAGTCATTACAGCTCTAACAAAACGAACACAAGATGGTGGAACTGAAGTTGTCGAGGCCAAGGCTGGAAAAGGTTCAGCTACTTTGTCAATGGC TTATGCAGGAGCCATATTTGCTGATGCTTGTTTGAAGGGGCTCAATGGAGTCCCAGATGTCGTGGAATGTTCTTTTGTACAATCAACTGTGACTGAGCTACCTTTCTTTGCATCCAAG GTGAGACTCGGGAAGAATGGTGTGGAGGAAGTCTTGGGTTTGGGCCCACTATCCGATTATGAGCAACAAGGGCTAGAAGCTCTCAAGCCTGAACTGAAAAGTTCAATCGAAAAAGGTATTGCATTTGTTCGTGGCAGTTAA